In a single window of the Biomphalaria glabrata chromosome 13, xgBioGlab47.1, whole genome shotgun sequence genome:
- the LOC129922384 gene encoding uncharacterized protein LOC129922384, with protein sequence MRRKKKEDWKQHGYQKAETIQTSLDGEFYFVGKVLGFEPAEKHRKGRTHICKIHARSMSVEKDIRYELLARLCPNSTGVEIRSVGTEAGMFAIRVHRKMATEKDFLEAVNKVIKAYAKSSATPCYMTYNEINCSLIEMSTRESVQNLCLLTDLTLNLSESLFVFMMFYFNLLNHGIFLIKYVVSVVFTFVSNLFHLDVPLQFKIIASQTSCRIAGNEYGHFI encoded by the exons atgagaaggaagaagaaagaagatt ggaAGCAACATGGCTATCAAAAAGCAGAGACGATACAAACCTCATTAGATGGAGAGTTTTATTTTGTCGGTAAAGTCCTTGGTTTTGAGCCAGCAGAGAAACATAGAAAG GGCCGTACACATATATGTAAAATACATGCTAGATCTATGAGTGTAGAGAAAGATATTCGTTATGAGCTGCTGGCTAGATTATGCCCAAACAGTACAG GAGTGGAAATTCGTAGTGTTGGCACAGAAGCTGGAATGTTTGCTATCAGGGTTCATAGGAAGATGGCTACAGAGAAAGATTTTCTGGAAGCAGTAAATAAAGTCATCAAAGCCTACGCCAAATCTAGTGCAACTCCTTGCTACATGacttacaatgaaatcaattgTAGCTTGATAGAAATGTCTACtagagaatcagtacagaacttGTGTTTACTCACTGATCTGACTTTAAACTTAAGTGAATCATTGTTTGTATtcatgatgttttattttaacttattaaatCATGGTATCTTTCTTATTAAATATGTTGTCAGTGTGGTTTTTACTTTTGTCAGTAATTTGTTCCATCTGGATGTTCCTTTGCAATTTAAGATTATTGCatcccaaacctcctgcaggatagcTGGGAATGAGTATGGGCATTTCATCTAG